In a single window of the Flavobacterium ammoniigenes genome:
- a CDS encoding 3-hydroxyacyl-CoA dehydrogenase/enoyl-CoA hydratase family protein has product MKRIIKKVAVVGSGIMGSGIACHLANIGLEVLLLDIVPNALTEVEEKKGLTLESKLVRNRIVNDHLANALKSKPSPIYHAKFANRISTGNTTDDMSKIASCDWIIEVVVERLDIKKLVFEQIDKFRKPGTLVTSNTSGIPIQFMSEGRSDDFQAHFCGTHFFNPARYLKLFEIIPGPKTNPEVLDFLTEYGSKFLGKTSVVAKDTPAFIGNRIGIFGIQSLFHLVKEMGLTIEEVDKLTGPVIGRPKSATFRTVDVVGLDTLVHVANGLYQNCPNDEAHELFQLPDFISKMMENNWLGSKTGQGFYKKEGKEILSLDLNTLEYRASKRASFATLELTKTIDKPIDRFKVLVKGKDKAGEFYRKNFAAMFAYCSNRIPEISDDFYKIDDAMKAGFGWENGPFEIWDAIGVANGIELMKAEGYEPAAWVNEMIASGNSSFYTVKEGATYYYAIPSKSQTKIPGQDAFIILNNIRESKKVWSNSGAIIQHLGDGILNLEFQSKMNTIGGDVLQAINKAIDLSEKEYNGLVIGNQAANFTVGANIGMIFMMAVEQEYDELNMAIKMFQDTMMRVRYSATPVIVAPHGMTLGGGCEMTMHADRVVAAAETYIGLVEFGVGVIPGGGGSKEMALRASDLFHKNDVELNVLQEYFLTIGMAKVATSAYEAFDMGVLQKGKDIVVVNKDRQIATAKQVALQMAEQGYTQPIQRKDVKVLGKQALGMFLVGIDQMQAGKYISEHDRKIANKLAYVMAGGDLSEPTLVSEQYLLDIEREAFLSLCTERKTLERIQFMLTKGKPLRN; this is encoded by the coding sequence ATGAAACGAATCATTAAAAAAGTAGCAGTTGTAGGATCTGGAATAATGGGTTCTGGAATTGCCTGTCATTTGGCTAACATTGGATTAGAAGTACTCCTTCTTGACATCGTACCAAATGCATTGACTGAGGTAGAAGAGAAAAAAGGATTGACATTAGAGAGCAAATTGGTACGAAATAGAATAGTCAATGACCATTTAGCCAATGCTTTAAAATCAAAACCCTCTCCTATTTATCATGCCAAATTTGCTAATCGAATCTCAACCGGAAATACAACAGATGATATGTCCAAAATTGCTTCTTGCGATTGGATTATTGAAGTAGTTGTAGAACGTTTGGATATCAAAAAATTAGTTTTTGAACAAATCGATAAATTCAGAAAACCTGGAACTTTAGTTACTTCAAATACTTCTGGAATTCCAATCCAATTCATGAGCGAAGGAAGATCAGATGATTTTCAAGCTCATTTTTGTGGGACACACTTTTTTAACCCAGCACGTTACCTTAAATTATTCGAAATTATTCCTGGACCAAAAACCAATCCGGAAGTGTTGGATTTCTTAACTGAATATGGTTCTAAATTTTTAGGAAAAACTTCGGTTGTTGCCAAAGATACACCTGCCTTCATTGGAAACCGTATTGGGATTTTTGGTATCCAAAGCTTGTTCCATTTAGTGAAAGAAATGGGATTGACTATTGAAGAAGTAGATAAATTAACCGGACCTGTAATTGGTAGACCAAAATCGGCTACTTTCAGAACTGTCGATGTAGTTGGTTTAGATACTTTGGTTCATGTAGCCAACGGATTGTATCAAAACTGCCCTAATGACGAAGCACACGAATTGTTCCAATTGCCTGATTTTATTTCCAAAATGATGGAAAATAATTGGTTAGGTAGTAAAACTGGGCAAGGTTTTTATAAAAAAGAAGGAAAAGAAATCTTATCCTTAGATTTAAATACATTAGAATATAGAGCTTCAAAAAGAGCTTCATTTGCTACTTTAGAATTAACAAAAACCATCGATAAACCTATTGATCGTTTCAAAGTGTTAGTAAAAGGAAAAGACAAAGCAGGTGAGTTTTACAGAAAAAACTTCGCAGCTATGTTTGCTTATTGTTCAAACCGAATTCCTGAAATATCAGACGATTTTTATAAAATAGACGATGCCATGAAAGCTGGTTTTGGATGGGAAAATGGTCCATTCGAAATTTGGGATGCCATTGGTGTTGCTAATGGAATCGAATTAATGAAAGCCGAAGGCTATGAACCGGCTGCATGGGTTAACGAAATGATAGCTTCAGGCAACTCTAGTTTTTACACTGTAAAAGAAGGCGCTACATATTATTATGCTATACCTTCAAAATCACAAACTAAAATCCCTGGTCAAGATGCCTTTATCATTCTAAATAACATTCGCGAAAGCAAAAAAGTATGGAGCAACAGTGGAGCCATTATTCAGCACTTAGGTGACGGAATTTTAAACCTAGAATTCCAATCCAAAATGAATACCATTGGCGGAGATGTTCTGCAAGCCATCAATAAAGCTATTGATTTATCTGAAAAAGAATACAATGGACTGGTCATTGGAAATCAAGCGGCTAATTTCACTGTGGGTGCCAATATCGGAATGATTTTCATGATGGCAGTCGAACAAGAATACGACGAATTGAATATGGCGATCAAAATGTTCCAAGACACGATGATGCGCGTGCGTTACTCAGCAACTCCTGTAATTGTTGCTCCTCACGGAATGACATTAGGAGGTGGTTGCGAAATGACCATGCACGCTGACCGAGTGGTTGCTGCAGCTGAAACCTATATTGGATTAGTGGAATTTGGTGTAGGTGTGATTCCTGGTGGTGGTGGATCTAAAGAAATGGCCTTACGTGCTTCCGATTTATTTCACAAAAACGACGTAGAACTAAACGTATTACAAGAATATTTCCTAACCATTGGAATGGCAAAAGTAGCGACATCTGCCTATGAAGCTTTTGATATGGGTGTATTACAAAAAGGGAAAGACATAGTTGTAGTCAATAAAGACCGCCAAATTGCAACTGCCAAACAGGTGGCGCTTCAAATGGCAGAACAAGGTTATACTCAACCAATTCAAAGAAAAGATGTAAAAGTTCTAGGAAAACAAGCACTTGGAATGTTCTTAGTGGGAATTGACCAAATGCAAGCTGGAAAATACATCTCTGAACACGATCGTAAAATTGCCAACAAATTAGCCTATGTTATGGCGGGCGGTGATTTATCTGAACCAACTTTAGTTAGCGAGCAGTATCTTTTAGATATTGAACGTGAAGCTTTCTTGAGTTTATGTACCGAAAGAAAAACATTGGAAAGAATCCAATTCATGTTAACTAAAGGAAAACCGCTTCGTAATTAA
- a CDS encoding MarR family winged helix-turn-helix transcriptional regulator: MKDKTIDYVLRATWQAVSRMYNEEAAKYGATMATGFVLLSIDKDKGTPSTTLGPKMGMEATSLTRTLKSMEEKGLIIRKRNPFDGRGVLIYLTDLGKEKRELSKNTVLKFNETIKQHVSQEKLKHFMEVSDAINELIQDKNIFNQTDLINDETNH, encoded by the coding sequence ATGAAAGATAAAACTATAGATTATGTGCTCCGAGCAACCTGGCAAGCAGTTTCTAGAATGTACAATGAGGAGGCCGCTAAATATGGTGCCACTATGGCAACAGGATTTGTTTTACTTAGCATTGACAAAGATAAAGGAACACCTTCTACGACTTTAGGACCTAAAATGGGAATGGAAGCAACGAGTCTAACCCGCACCCTAAAATCAATGGAAGAGAAAGGATTAATCATCCGTAAAAGAAATCCATTTGATGGTCGTGGTGTCTTAATTTACCTGACCGATTTGGGCAAAGAAAAACGAGAACTTTCAAAAAACACGGTGCTTAAATTTAATGAAACAATTAAACAACATGTTTCTCAAGAAAAACTGAAACATTTCATGGAAGTGTCTGATGCAATAAATGAGTTAATACAAGATAAAAATATATTTAATCAAACAGATTTAATAAACGATGAAACGAATCATTAA
- a CDS encoding LTA synthase family protein — MKRFPRFEEYKVVFYRILLAYVFYTIARLLFFFYNRNLIQIDGVTDIVSMCYHGLTFDTASILYLNLLFIVFSILPLRINHSKKYQGFLFYLYFILNLLGYATNYVDFIYYRFNFGRSTIAALDSLKHESNKSLLLINFLFHYWHVFVLFFVVSYAWIYLYKKVSLQNESSHKGITYFGTSVVSFLVIVTLIIGGIRGDFKKSTRPINLIDASRDVKNVSQADVVLNTPFALIRTLFSNNFKKMHFVDETTINTLVQPIKQYKNNPKSKPNVVIFILESNAKEYFGSFNKNTKIPNYKGYTPFVDSLAQHSLIFTNAYANGYKSIHAMSSVLAGIPSFKDAFTSSPYPKQKTESLVSTLKSEGYATSFFHGAPNGSMGFLGYANILGFDHYYGKNEYNNDDDFDGVWGIWDEPFFQYFNTTISKEKQPFMATLFSVTSHEPYQVPEKYKGKFPKGDVNIHQCIGYTDFALQQFFASAKKQPWFKNTIFVFVGDHGNTIFYDEYKKEMNKNVVAMMIYKPNSNLNGESTTYAQQIDLYPTILDLIGYEKPFRSWGRSLVGDKQIQPFVIRYSSNLYQFMSGNYSCTFDGNKVIGFYAKNDKDLKYNLIAKRNPEMNQIELKCKAYLQDYMARVMDKKLAEH; from the coding sequence ATGAAACGATTTCCAAGATTTGAGGAGTATAAAGTAGTATTCTACAGGATTTTACTAGCGTATGTTTTTTATACTATTGCTCGTTTGTTATTCTTTTTTTACAATCGGAATTTAATTCAAATTGATGGAGTTACAGATATTGTTAGTATGTGTTACCATGGTTTGACCTTTGACACGGCGTCTATCTTGTATTTGAATTTGTTGTTTATTGTGTTTTCAATTCTTCCTTTGCGAATTAATCACAGTAAAAAGTACCAAGGATTCTTATTTTATTTGTACTTCATTCTGAATCTTTTGGGTTATGCTACTAATTATGTTGATTTTATATATTACCGTTTCAATTTTGGAAGATCCACTATTGCAGCCTTAGATTCTTTGAAACATGAAAGTAATAAATCTTTGTTGCTGATAAATTTCTTGTTTCATTATTGGCATGTATTCGTATTGTTTTTTGTAGTTTCTTATGCATGGATTTACCTGTACAAAAAAGTGTCTTTACAAAATGAATCGTCTCATAAAGGGATTACTTATTTTGGTACATCAGTGGTTAGTTTTTTAGTAATTGTTACTTTGATTATTGGAGGTATTCGAGGTGATTTTAAAAAGAGTACCCGACCAATTAATTTAATTGATGCCAGTCGTGATGTGAAAAATGTGTCCCAAGCCGATGTGGTTTTGAATACCCCTTTTGCTTTGATTCGAACATTGTTTAGCAACAATTTTAAGAAAATGCATTTTGTCGATGAAACGACAATAAATACCTTGGTTCAACCCATAAAGCAGTATAAAAACAACCCAAAATCAAAACCCAATGTGGTGATCTTTATTTTGGAAAGTAATGCCAAAGAATATTTTGGGTCGTTTAATAAAAATACAAAAATCCCCAATTACAAAGGATATACGCCTTTTGTAGATTCATTAGCGCAACACAGTTTGATTTTTACCAATGCCTATGCAAATGGATATAAATCGATTCATGCCATGTCATCTGTTTTGGCTGGAATCCCTTCTTTTAAAGACGCGTTTACGTCATCACCTTATCCTAAACAAAAAACGGAATCGTTAGTTTCTACTTTAAAAAGTGAAGGATATGCTACTTCATTTTTCCATGGTGCGCCTAATGGTTCTATGGGATTTTTAGGTTATGCTAACATCTTAGGCTTTGATCATTATTATGGCAAAAATGAATACAATAACGATGACGATTTTGATGGTGTGTGGGGTATTTGGGATGAGCCATTTTTTCAATATTTCAATACTACAATTAGCAAAGAAAAACAGCCGTTTATGGCTACCTTATTTTCAGTTACTTCTCATGAGCCTTATCAAGTTCCTGAAAAATACAAAGGGAAGTTTCCAAAAGGCGATGTTAATATCCATCAATGTATTGGGTATACCGATTTTGCGTTGCAACAGTTTTTCGCTTCAGCCAAGAAGCAACCCTGGTTTAAGAACACCATTTTTGTTTTTGTAGGCGATCATGGAAATACTATTTTTTATGATGAGTACAAGAAAGAAATGAATAAGAATGTGGTCGCGATGATGATCTACAAACCCAATTCCAATTTAAATGGTGAATCAACTACATACGCACAGCAAATTGATTTGTATCCAACTATCTTAGACCTGATTGGTTATGAAAAACCGTTTCGAAGCTGGGGTAGGAGTTTGGTAGGAGATAAGCAAATTCAACCCTTCGTAATTCGTTATTCTTCTAATCTCTACCAATTCATGAGCGGTAATTATAGCTGTACTTTTGATGGAAATAAAGTAATTGGTTTTTATGCCAAAAACGATAAAGATTTAAAGTATAATTTGATTGCCAAAAGGAATCCTGAAATGAATCAAATTGAGTTGAAATGCAAAGCCTATCTGCAAGATTATATGGCAAGGGTGATGGATAAAAAATTAGCAGAGCATTGA
- the purL gene encoding phosphoribosylformylglycinamidine synthase, which produces MIHFFENQSKTVFAVQTQNEISAEDISKLNWLFADAHKIEKSVLADFFVGPRATMITPWSTNAVEITQNMGISGIIRIEEFYPASEDFTDFDPMLSQKYTELHQDIFTINVTPEPILEIENIDAYNKVEGLALSPEEVEYLDNLAAKLGRKLTDSEIFAFSQANSEHCRHKIFNGTFVIDGQEKETSLFKLIKKTSQENPNDIVSAYKDNVAFVKGPRVTQFAPKSADKPDFYEEKEFDSVLSLKAETHNFPTTVEPFNGAATGSGGEIRDRLAGGQGSLPLAGTAVYMTSYSRLENNRNWENGVAERKWLYQTPMDILIKASNGASDFGNKFGQPLITGSVLTFEHEENNRKIGYDKVIMQAGGIGYGKLDQAIKHKPQEGDKIVILGGENYRIGMGGAAVSSADTGAFGSGIELNAIQRSNPEMQKRAANAIRGLVESDSNPIVSIHDHGAGGHLNCLSELVEETGGLIDLDQLPVGDPTLSAKEIIGNESQERMGLVIGKKDIDTLQRIADRERSPMYQVGDVTNDHRFTFESKSTGLKPMDYALEDFFGSSPKTIMTDKTVTYNYKNVQYDTTQFTSYLKEVLQLEAVASKDWLTNKVDRCVGGKVAKQQCVGPLQLPLNNCGVMALDYNGKEGIATSIGHAPIAALIDPVAGSRNAIAESLSNIVWAPIKDGLKGISLSANWMWACKNEGEDARLYAAVEGCSEFAIELGINIPTGKDSLSMKQKYPNDEVIAPGTVIISAGGNCTDIRKVVEPVLQKDAGSIYYINLSQDEFQLGGSSFAQILNTIGSETSTIKDAAFFKKAFNTVQELISDNQIAAGHDIGSGGLITTLLELCFADVNLGAQLDFSAFAEKDLVKILFAENIGIVLQAKSDAAVEAKLNANQIEFFKIGNATNTATLEIADWKLDIAEYRDVWFTTSYLLDQKQAKNGTAKERFDNYKNQALQFSFPTHFTGKKPIVDASKPRPKAAIIREKGSNSEREMANAMYLAGFDVKDVHMTDLISGRETLEDIQFIGAVGGFSNSDVLGSAKGWAGAFLYNEKAKTALTNFYKREDTLSVGICNGCQLLMELELINPEHEVHGKMHHNNSNKHESIFTSVKVQENKSVMLSSLAGSTLGVWVSHGEGKFNLPMGEENYNIVAKYGYEGYPANPNGSDYNTAMLCDASGRHLVMMPHIERSIFQWNWANYPKDRNDEVTPWEEAFVNARKWIENK; this is translated from the coding sequence ATGATTCATTTCTTTGAAAACCAAAGTAAAACTGTTTTTGCCGTTCAAACGCAAAACGAAATTTCGGCTGAAGACATTTCAAAACTAAACTGGCTTTTTGCCGACGCGCATAAAATTGAGAAATCCGTACTAGCGGATTTTTTTGTTGGTCCCCGCGCCACTATGATTACGCCTTGGAGTACCAATGCCGTTGAGATTACTCAAAACATGGGGATTTCAGGAATCATTCGAATTGAAGAATTTTATCCAGCATCTGAAGATTTTACCGATTTCGATCCGATGCTTTCGCAAAAATACACCGAATTACACCAAGATATTTTTACCATCAATGTTACTCCAGAACCAATTTTGGAAATTGAAAATATTGATGCTTATAACAAAGTAGAAGGTTTGGCGTTAAGCCCAGAAGAAGTTGAATACTTGGATAATTTAGCTGCCAAATTAGGCCGAAAATTAACAGATTCTGAAATTTTTGCCTTTTCGCAAGCCAATTCAGAACACTGTCGTCATAAAATTTTCAATGGTACTTTCGTGATTGATGGTCAAGAAAAAGAAACGTCTTTATTCAAATTAATCAAGAAGACATCTCAAGAAAATCCAAACGATATTGTATCCGCTTATAAAGACAATGTGGCGTTTGTAAAAGGACCAAGAGTAACACAGTTTGCTCCAAAAAGTGCTGACAAACCCGATTTTTACGAAGAAAAAGAATTTGATTCGGTACTTTCATTAAAGGCCGAAACACATAATTTCCCAACAACTGTAGAGCCATTCAACGGAGCTGCTACTGGTTCGGGAGGAGAAATTCGTGACCGTTTGGCCGGTGGTCAAGGTTCGTTGCCCTTGGCAGGAACAGCGGTATATATGACTTCGTATTCTCGATTGGAAAACAATAGAAATTGGGAAAATGGGGTTGCCGAAAGAAAATGGTTGTACCAAACTCCCATGGATATTTTAATCAAAGCCTCGAATGGAGCTTCTGATTTTGGAAATAAATTTGGACAACCGCTGATTACTGGTTCCGTTTTAACCTTTGAACACGAAGAAAACAACCGCAAAATTGGGTACGATAAAGTGATCATGCAAGCGGGCGGAATTGGTTATGGAAAATTAGATCAAGCGATCAAACACAAACCACAGGAAGGTGATAAAATTGTTATTCTTGGAGGTGAAAATTATAGAATTGGAATGGGCGGTGCTGCGGTTTCCTCTGCAGATACTGGCGCTTTTGGTTCAGGAATTGAATTGAACGCCATCCAACGTTCGAATCCAGAAATGCAAAAACGTGCTGCCAATGCCATTCGTGGTTTGGTCGAAAGCGACTCCAACCCTATCGTTTCGATTCACGATCACGGTGCGGGTGGACACTTGAACTGTCTTTCAGAATTAGTAGAAGAAACTGGAGGTTTAATTGATTTGGACCAATTACCTGTAGGAGACCCAACACTTTCTGCAAAAGAAATTATTGGTAACGAATCCCAAGAGAGAATGGGATTAGTTATTGGAAAAAAAGACATTGACACCTTACAACGCATTGCCGATAGAGAGCGTTCGCCAATGTACCAAGTGGGAGATGTGACTAACGACCATCGTTTTACTTTCGAATCTAAATCTACAGGATTAAAACCTATGGATTATGCTTTGGAAGATTTCTTTGGAAGTTCGCCAAAAACCATCATGACAGACAAAACGGTTACGTATAACTATAAAAACGTTCAATACGATACGACGCAATTTACTTCCTATTTAAAAGAAGTATTGCAATTAGAAGCAGTAGCTAGTAAAGACTGGTTGACGAATAAAGTCGATCGTTGTGTAGGTGGAAAAGTAGCCAAACAACAATGTGTTGGACCCTTACAATTGCCTTTGAACAATTGCGGTGTCATGGCTTTGGATTATAATGGAAAAGAAGGAATTGCCACTTCAATTGGACATGCTCCCATTGCTGCTTTAATTGATCCCGTTGCTGGAAGTAGAAACGCGATTGCAGAGTCTTTATCCAATATTGTTTGGGCACCAATCAAAGACGGATTAAAAGGAATTTCATTGTCAGCCAACTGGATGTGGGCCTGTAAAAACGAAGGAGAAGATGCGCGTTTGTATGCTGCGGTGGAAGGTTGTTCGGAATTTGCCATCGAATTAGGAATCAATATTCCAACTGGAAAAGATTCGCTTTCGATGAAACAAAAATACCCTAACGACGAAGTAATTGCGCCTGGAACTGTTATCATCTCTGCAGGTGGAAATTGTACCGATATTAGAAAAGTAGTGGAACCTGTATTACAAAAAGACGCGGGTTCTATTTATTATATCAATTTGTCGCAAGATGAATTCCAATTAGGTGGTTCTTCATTTGCACAAATATTAAATACGATTGGTTCTGAAACTTCAACTATAAAAGATGCGGCTTTCTTCAAAAAAGCATTCAACACAGTTCAAGAATTAATTAGCGACAACCAAATTGCAGCAGGACACGATATTGGAAGCGGTGGATTAATCACTACGCTTTTAGAACTTTGTTTTGCCGATGTGAATTTAGGAGCACAATTGGATTTTAGTGCTTTCGCAGAGAAAGACTTAGTTAAGATTCTTTTTGCTGAAAATATTGGAATAGTACTTCAAGCCAAATCGGATGCTGCAGTAGAAGCGAAATTAAACGCCAATCAGATTGAGTTTTTCAAAATTGGAAACGCAACCAATACAGCTACTTTAGAAATAGCCGATTGGAAATTAGACATTGCAGAATACCGCGATGTTTGGTTTACAACTTCGTATTTGTTAGACCAAAAGCAAGCTAAGAACGGAACCGCAAAAGAGCGTTTCGACAACTATAAAAATCAAGCACTTCAATTTAGTTTTCCAACTCATTTTACGGGTAAAAAACCAATTGTAGATGCGAGCAAACCACGTCCAAAAGCCGCTATTATTCGTGAGAAAGGAAGTAACTCTGAACGTGAAATGGCCAATGCCATGTATTTAGCTGGATTTGATGTGAAAGACGTACACATGACCGATTTGATTTCGGGTCGTGAAACTTTAGAAGATATTCAGTTTATTGGAGCCGTTGGTGGTTTCTCTAACTCCGATGTTTTAGGGTCAGCTAAAGGTTGGGCCGGGGCCTTTTTATACAATGAAAAAGCAAAAACAGCTTTAACTAATTTCTATAAAAGAGAAGATACTTTGTCTGTAGGAATTTGTAACGGTTGTCAATTGCTGATGGAATTGGAATTAATCAATCCAGAGCACGAAGTACACGGAAAAATGCACCACAACAACAGTAATAAACACGAAAGTATTTTTACTTCGGTGAAAGTTCAAGAAAACAAGTCCGTTATGCTTTCTAGTTTAGCTGGTAGCACTTTAGGAGTTTGGGTATCGCATGGTGAAGGAAAATTCAATTTACCAATGGGAGAAGAAAACTATAATATTGTTGCCAAATACGGTTACGAAGGTTATCCAGCCAATCCAAATGGTTCAGACTACAATACGGCTATGCTGTGTGATGCTTCAGGTCGCCACTTGGTCATGATGCCGCATATTGAACGTTCTATTTTTCAATGGAACTGGGCTAATTATCCAAAAGATAGAAATGACGAAGTTACTCCTTGGGAAGAAGCCTTTGTCAATGCTAGAAAATGGATTGAAAACAAATAA
- a CDS encoding AMP-dependent synthetase/ligase, translated as MISITRLFDFPYYQLENFTISDALVTKQDGKWIKTSTQEYIAKANAISRALVQIGVQKNDKIAIISSNNRTEWNIMDIGALQTGAQTVPIYPTISEEDYEYILNHSESSYCFVSDEDVLRKVNAIKSNVPTLKEVYSFNTIEGCKHWTELLELGKDEANQKDVEERKNGVLPSDLATIIYTSGTTGRPKGVMLSHNNIVSNVINSAPRIPFEKGKSRALSFLPVCHIFERVILYLYQYYGVSIYFGESIDKISDNIKEVKPNVMSAVPRLLEKVYDSIIAKGTQLTGIKKKLFFWAIDLGLRFEPYGANGWWYELQLKMARKLIFSKWKEGLGGNLDLMVSGSAALQTRLTRVFAAAGIPVMEGYGLTETSPVITVNDMRNFGFRVGTVGKVIDGLTVKIAEDGEILCKGPNVMMGYYKDEQLTSEVMTDDFFHTGDIGEFDNDGFLKITDRKKEMFKTSGGKYIAPQLIENTMKQSRFIEQIMVIGDGQKMPAAFIQPSFDFVKEWAKIHKINIGTTNAEIISSTKVIERIQEEVDQLNEKFGNWEKIKRFELTPDVWSIEGGHLTPTLKLKRKVVMEKYKDLFNKIYN; from the coding sequence ATGATTTCAATTACACGACTTTTTGACTTCCCCTACTATCAGCTAGAAAACTTTACTATTTCTGATGCTTTAGTGACCAAACAAGATGGGAAATGGATCAAAACATCTACCCAAGAATATATCGCTAAAGCAAATGCTATTTCAAGAGCTTTAGTACAAATAGGAGTTCAAAAAAATGATAAAATTGCCATCATTTCTTCTAATAATAGAACAGAATGGAACATCATGGATATTGGAGCGCTTCAAACTGGCGCACAAACAGTTCCTATTTACCCTACTATTTCAGAAGAGGATTATGAATACATTCTGAATCATTCTGAATCTTCGTATTGCTTTGTTTCTGACGAAGACGTTTTACGAAAAGTAAATGCCATTAAATCCAATGTTCCAACCTTAAAAGAAGTCTATTCTTTCAATACCATTGAAGGATGTAAACATTGGACTGAATTATTGGAATTGGGTAAAGACGAAGCCAATCAAAAGGATGTTGAAGAACGTAAAAATGGAGTTCTTCCCTCAGATTTAGCAACAATAATTTATACTTCTGGAACCACTGGAAGACCTAAAGGCGTTATGCTTTCTCATAACAATATTGTTTCCAACGTAATTAATAGTGCCCCTAGAATTCCATTTGAAAAAGGAAAAAGTCGTGCCTTAAGTTTTCTTCCTGTTTGTCATATTTTCGAACGAGTGATTTTGTATTTGTACCAATATTATGGTGTATCCATTTACTTTGGGGAATCAATCGATAAAATTAGTGACAATATAAAAGAGGTAAAACCAAATGTTATGTCGGCTGTACCTAGATTACTTGAAAAAGTATATGATAGTATTATTGCAAAAGGAACGCAGTTAACTGGTATCAAAAAGAAACTTTTCTTTTGGGCGATCGACTTAGGATTGCGTTTTGAGCCTTATGGCGCAAATGGTTGGTGGTATGAGTTGCAACTTAAAATGGCTAGAAAACTAATTTTTAGTAAATGGAAAGAAGGTTTGGGGGGTAATTTAGACCTAATGGTTTCTGGTAGTGCCGCATTACAAACTCGACTAACTCGTGTTTTTGCTGCAGCAGGAATTCCCGTAATGGAGGGTTATGGTTTAACCGAAACTTCTCCGGTTATTACAGTAAACGATATGAGAAATTTCGGTTTCAGAGTAGGAACAGTAGGAAAAGTTATTGATGGATTAACAGTCAAAATTGCCGAAGATGGTGAAATTCTTTGCAAAGGTCCCAATGTAATGATGGGGTACTACAAAGATGAACAACTTACTTCAGAAGTAATGACGGATGATTTTTTCCACACCGGTGATATCGGTGAATTTGATAACGATGGGTTCCTTAAAATTACAGATCGTAAAAAAGAAATGTTCAAAACCTCTGGTGGAAAATACATTGCACCGCAGTTAATTGAAAATACAATGAAACAATCTCGTTTTATAGAACAAATTATGGTGATTGGCGATGGCCAAAAAATGCCAGCTGCTTTCATTCAGCCTAGTTTTGATTTTGTAAAAGAATGGGCTAAAATTCATAAAATTAATATTGGAACTACCAATGCTGAAATTATTTCTAGTACTAAAGTAATTGAACGAATTCAAGAAGAAGTCGATCAATTGAATGAGAAATTTGGAAATTGGGAAAAAATAAAACGTTTTGAATTGACTCCTGATGTATGGAGTATTGAAGGAGGACATTTAACGCCAACTCTTAAATTGAAACGAAAAGTAGTCATGGAAAAATACAAGGATTTATTCAATAAAATATACAACTAG